In one Pirellulales bacterium genomic region, the following are encoded:
- a CDS encoding BON domain-containing protein translates to MSAPLVNAKDVEPRAQLALARSPIYDLRVLRVERIGDALVLSGNVSCFYHKQLAQELIRAVAEGVAVVNAVEVLVPHDSPSILLSLRD, encoded by the coding sequence ATGAGTGCCCCGCTTGTGAATGCGAAGGATGTCGAACCGCGGGCGCAGTTGGCCCTCGCGCGCAGCCCAATCTATGACCTGCGCGTGTTGCGCGTCGAGCGCATCGGCGACGCCTTGGTACTCTCGGGCAACGTGTCCTGCTTCTATCACAAGCAGCTAGCGCAGGAACTGATTCGCGCGGTGGCCGAAGGCGTTGCCGTCGTGAATGCGGTCGAAGTGCTGGTGCCGCACGATTCGCCTTCGATCTTGCTATCGCTGCGCGATTGA
- the cysC gene encoding adenylyl-sulfate kinase, producing MSHQEPHVVWHDHSVSREEREQLNKHKGCVVWFTGLSGCGKSTVSNLVDHKLHSLGIRSFVLDGDNVRHGLNAGPGMLKERHGEEFAKRFGLGFSAQDREENIRRIGAVAKLFSEAGLITLTAFISPYRRDRDAVRATMKDGDFIEILVDAPIEVCEARDPKGLYKKARAGEIKGFTGIDDPYEAPEKPELVLDAAKKDAETLSDEVIGFLRKLGKIS from the coding sequence ATGAGTCATCAAGAGCCCCACGTTGTCTGGCACGACCACTCGGTTTCTCGCGAGGAGCGCGAGCAGCTCAACAAACACAAGGGGTGCGTCGTCTGGTTCACGGGCCTCAGCGGTTGTGGCAAGAGCACGGTTTCGAACCTGGTAGACCACAAGCTCCACTCGCTGGGCATCCGCAGCTTCGTGCTCGACGGCGACAATGTGCGGCACGGCCTCAACGCCGGGCCTGGGATGCTCAAGGAGCGGCACGGTGAGGAATTCGCCAAGCGGTTCGGTCTCGGGTTCTCGGCCCAGGATCGCGAGGAAAACATCCGCCGCATCGGCGCCGTTGCCAAACTGTTCAGCGAAGCGGGGCTCATCACGCTGACGGCCTTTATCAGCCCCTATCGCCGCGATCGCGACGCCGTGCGGGCCACGATGAAGGATGGCGATTTCATTGAGATTCTGGTCGATGCACCGATCGAAGTGTGCGAGGCACGCGACCCGAAGGGCCTGTACAAGAAGGCCCGCGCCGGCGAAATCAAAGGCTTCACCGGCATCGACGATCCGTACGAAGCCCCGGAGAAGCCGGAACTGGTGCTCGATGCGGCCAAGAAGGACGCCGAAACGCTGTCCGACGAGGTAATCGGGTTCCTGCGCAAGCTGGGTAAGATCAGCTAG